Proteins from a single region of Belliella baltica DSM 15883:
- a CDS encoding cellulose synthase family protein has translation MIFIYIIMGIYVLAMLFILLYSFAQANLLYHFFKFRKNIPKASPPAWEKLPFVTIQLPIFNEKYVVERLIDAAAKFNYPKDKLEIQLLDDSTDETADIIKSYIQNYPEIDFQYIHREDRTGFKAGALKAGLDLAKGEFIAVFDADFVPDPDFILQTIGHFSNEKIGMVQSRWTHLNEGYSILTRLQAFALDAHFMVEQMGRNHQQAFINFNGTGGIWRKSCILDAGNWHDDTLTEDLDLSYRAQQKGWEFIYRPDIKSPAELPPFMSAIKSQQFRWTKGGAECAAKHLKNVWLNPFGLRKKLHASAHLLNAVIFIAVVIVSLCSIPLWWAFQQEMIPGEIFRGAAVFLVGFVIIALVYFFANLSLVEFSTKGILRFLWELPLFLSVSMGLSIHNAQAVWQGLTGKKSPFIRTPKYNLSDKQSWKKNIYHQLKVPMTTYLEGVMAVVFLSMVVISIYFQTYEMLVFHGMLALGFTLVSIESFKSYRLK, from the coding sequence ATGATCTTTATTTATATCATCATGGGCATTTATGTCCTTGCGATGTTGTTTATCCTCCTGTATAGCTTTGCTCAGGCAAATTTACTTTATCATTTTTTTAAGTTTAGAAAAAACATCCCTAAGGCAAGTCCTCCTGCTTGGGAAAAGCTTCCTTTTGTGACGATACAACTCCCGATTTTCAATGAAAAATATGTGGTCGAAAGGCTAATTGATGCAGCAGCAAAATTTAATTATCCAAAAGACAAGCTTGAGATTCAGCTGCTCGATGATAGTACAGATGAAACTGCGGATATTATCAAAAGCTATATTCAAAATTATCCAGAGATCGATTTTCAGTATATCCACAGAGAAGACCGTACTGGATTTAAAGCGGGAGCTCTAAAAGCTGGTTTGGATTTGGCTAAAGGCGAATTTATTGCGGTATTCGATGCTGATTTTGTTCCTGATCCTGATTTTATTCTCCAGACTATCGGGCATTTTTCGAATGAAAAAATCGGCATGGTACAAAGTCGCTGGACCCATCTGAATGAAGGTTATTCTATTCTGACAAGGCTTCAAGCTTTTGCTTTGGATGCACATTTTATGGTGGAGCAGATGGGGAGAAATCATCAGCAGGCATTTATCAATTTCAATGGAACGGGTGGGATTTGGAGAAAATCTTGTATCCTCGATGCCGGAAATTGGCATGACGATACCTTGACAGAAGATTTAGACTTAAGTTATAGAGCGCAGCAAAAAGGGTGGGAATTTATCTATCGTCCAGATATAAAATCACCTGCTGAGTTGCCACCTTTTATGTCAGCCATCAAGTCCCAGCAATTTCGTTGGACGAAAGGTGGCGCTGAGTGTGCTGCAAAACATTTGAAAAATGTCTGGTTGAACCCTTTTGGATTGAGAAAAAAACTTCATGCATCAGCACATTTACTCAATGCGGTGATTTTTATTGCGGTGGTGATTGTAAGTTTATGTAGCATTCCACTGTGGTGGGCTTTTCAGCAAGAGATGATTCCCGGAGAGATTTTTAGAGGTGCAGCTGTGTTTTTGGTTGGATTCGTGATTATCGCTTTGGTCTATTTCTTCGCCAACTTGAGCTTGGTGGAATTTTCTACAAAAGGAATTTTGAGGTTTCTGTGGGAATTACCCTTATTTCTTTCTGTTTCTATGGGGCTTTCCATTCACAATGCGCAAGCGGTATGGCAAGGGTTGACGGGTAAAAAATCACCTTTTATCCGAACACCAAAATACAACCTCAGTGACAAGCAGTCTTGGAAAAAAAATATCTACCACCAACTCAAAGTTCCCATGACGACTTATTTGGAAGGTGTCATGGCAGTAGTATTCCTATCGATGGTTGTAATTTCAATTTATTTTCAGACCTACGAAATGCTTGTATTTCATGGGATGTTGGCTTTAGGTTTTACGCTGGTCAGTATTGAATCTTTCAAAAGCTACAGGTTGAAGTAA
- a CDS encoding glycosyltransferase family 2 protein: MNQPIIDVIIPAFNEEDSIGKVIRDIPTIVRHVVVANNGSSDTTKKVAEAAGAIVLDEPQKGYGKACLTAMDYLSKVEEQADIVVFLDGDYSDYPEQLLDLIKPIIEADYDMVIGSRALGKREGGSMTLPQVFGNWLATTLMRWIYKTNYTDLGPFRAIKWDQLKALGMVDENYGWTIEMQIKAAQSGLKTTEIPVDYRKRIGVSKVSGTVKGVFGAGYKILWTIYKYW; the protein is encoded by the coding sequence TTGAATCAGCCTATCATCGACGTCATTATTCCAGCTTTCAACGAGGAGGATTCCATTGGAAAAGTTATCCGAGACATTCCCACAATTGTCAGGCATGTGGTCGTGGCAAATAATGGTTCTTCGGATACCACCAAAAAAGTTGCTGAAGCAGCAGGAGCAATTGTGCTGGATGAACCGCAGAAAGGCTATGGCAAAGCTTGTCTGACAGCCATGGATTACCTGTCGAAAGTTGAAGAACAAGCAGATATTGTCGTGTTTTTAGATGGAGATTATTCTGATTATCCAGAACAGCTACTAGATCTAATAAAGCCAATCATAGAAGCTGATTATGATATGGTCATTGGTTCTCGGGCTTTGGGGAAAAGAGAAGGCGGCTCGATGACCTTGCCTCAAGTTTTCGGGAATTGGCTAGCGACGACGCTGATGCGCTGGATTTACAAGACCAACTATACCGATCTTGGGCCATTTAGAGCGATCAAGTGGGATCAATTGAAAGCCTTAGGAATGGTAGATGAAAACTACGGGTGGACCATAGAAATGCAAATCAAAGCTGCCCAGTCAGGCCTCAAAACCACAGAAATCCCCGTAGATTACAGAAAGCGCATAGGCGTCTCAAAAGTAAGTGGAACGGTGAAAGGAGTATTCGGAGCAGGATATAAAATTCTTTGGACAATTTATAAGTATTGGTAA
- a CDS encoding DUF3347 domain-containing protein: MKTKIFFAAIIAFAMVSCNSNNSSQNNGEETEVTGHEEHEHQGGHDHNDGHSHGNASGKHSDEGVATEEQQENITVERSDVTAGIINAYLGIKDALANDNQQAAAKAGTQLAESAGAFNINTFSTEQQKEIKEILDVAKEHGEHISKSEIDHQREHFETLTTDIKDLLKIAGADRNLYVQYCPMYNNKRGGSWLSASNEVKNPLFGSKMLKCGKVQQEITVE; encoded by the coding sequence ATGAAAACAAAAATCTTTTTCGCAGCCATCATTGCTTTTGCCATGGTAAGCTGCAACAGCAATAACTCCTCGCAGAATAACGGGGAAGAAACCGAAGTTACAGGACATGAAGAACATGAACATCAGGGAGGACATGACCATAATGACGGTCATAGCCATGGGAATGCTTCGGGTAAACACTCTGATGAAGGCGTAGCTACAGAAGAACAGCAGGAAAACATTACAGTAGAACGTTCTGACGTTACTGCGGGCATCATAAACGCTTATCTGGGTATAAAAGACGCTTTAGCCAACGATAACCAGCAAGCGGCTGCCAAAGCAGGTACACAACTCGCTGAAAGCGCTGGAGCATTTAACATAAATACTTTTTCCACAGAACAGCAAAAAGAGATAAAAGAAATTCTTGACGTAGCAAAAGAGCATGGAGAACATATCTCTAAAAGCGAAATTGACCACCAAAGAGAACACTTTGAAACCCTTACCACAGATATAAAGGACCTTCTAAAAATAGCCGGGGCAGACAGAAATTTATATGTACAATATTGCCCGATGTATAACAATAAGCGGGGTGGTTCATGGCTCAGTGCTTCAAACGAAGTAAAAAACCCCTTGTTTGGAAGCAAGATGCTCAAATGCGGTAAAGTACAGCAAGAAATTACCGTTGAATGA
- a CDS encoding heme-binding domain-containing protein — MRRWLKRGVLFLIIVIVGMQFIPVQRNTGERNVETDFLKIYNQPENISRTLSLSCYNCHSNHTEYPWYAYIQPVASILQNHIDSGKTVLNYSEFDNYSDRRKRVKLKSMINQIEENKMPLREYLFMHPEAKLKENEKKALIEYLVELKKKYE, encoded by the coding sequence ATGAGGCGATGGTTAAAAAGGGGAGTGCTTTTTCTTATTATTGTCATTGTGGGAATGCAATTTATCCCCGTACAACGTAACACAGGGGAAAGAAACGTGGAAACGGATTTTTTGAAAATCTATAATCAACCTGAAAACATAAGCAGAACCCTCTCTCTTTCCTGTTACAACTGCCACAGCAATCATACGGAGTATCCTTGGTATGCTTACATTCAGCCTGTGGCATCTATCTTGCAAAATCATATTGACAGTGGGAAAACCGTGTTGAATTACTCTGAATTTGACAACTATTCTGACAGAAGAAAGCGTGTGAAACTCAAGTCAATGATTAACCAGATTGAAGAAAACAAAATGCCCCTTCGTGAGTACTTATTCATGCATCCCGAAGCAAAACTCAAAGAGAATGAAAAAAAGGCACTTATAGAGTATCTTGTAGAGTTGAAAAAAAAGTACGAATAA
- a CDS encoding transposase yields MNKQTRRKFSPEFKAKVALEAIKNQFTLAELSKKFDVSPVIISKWKGEFLDNMSAVFEKDHSKKKEEGPALEQLYAQIGELKVENDFLKKSCKKLGI; encoded by the coding sequence ATGAACAAGCAAACAAGACGAAAGTTTTCTCCTGAGTTCAAGGCAAAAGTGGCCCTTGAAGCAATCAAGAATCAGTTTACATTGGCTGAATTGTCCAAGAAGTTCGATGTTAGCCCTGTGATTATCTCCAAGTGGAAGGGTGAGTTTTTGGATAATATGTCAGCTGTATTTGAAAAGGATCATTCAAAGAAAAAGGAAGAAGGCCCTGCCCTTGAGCAGCTCTATGCCCAGATCGGAGAGCTAAAAGTAGAGAATGACTTTTTAAAAAAAAGCTGCAAGAAACTGGGGATATGA
- a CDS encoding IS3 family transposase — protein MKDRATLVCSDYKGLSIRKQCEVLEVPRSSLYYKPKGENEINLKLMGIMDRHLTDHPTEGVVSMVYLLTGLGFVVGPKRIRRLFRLMGRETLYRRKNLTKSGLREYIRPYLLRNLKIERPNQVWVTDITYIPMQKGFMFLTAVMDVYSRRILSWGISNSQDAKWCKQVIEEAIRENGKPEIVNSDQGSQYTSALWINYLEGLDIKVSMDGKGRALDNVYIERFWKSIKYDYIYLNPSEDGYDLLKGVKWYIEYYNQKVHHTTREKPGERYYGPTRKAA, from the coding sequence ATGAAAGACCGGGCGACATTGGTTTGTTCCGATTATAAGGGGCTTTCTATAAGGAAACAGTGTGAAGTATTGGAGGTTCCCCGAAGCAGTCTATATTACAAACCAAAAGGGGAAAACGAGATCAATCTGAAACTGATGGGAATCATGGACAGGCATCTTACCGATCACCCTACTGAAGGCGTTGTGTCGATGGTCTATCTGTTGACAGGACTGGGCTTCGTTGTCGGCCCAAAGCGCATCAGGAGGCTTTTCAGGCTGATGGGCAGGGAAACCCTTTACAGGAGGAAGAACCTTACCAAATCCGGTTTGCGTGAATATATCAGGCCTTATCTTCTCAGGAACTTAAAGATTGAAAGGCCCAACCAAGTGTGGGTAACCGATATCACCTACATTCCGATGCAGAAGGGGTTTATGTTCCTGACCGCAGTCATGGATGTTTACAGCAGAAGGATACTGTCATGGGGTATATCCAACAGTCAGGACGCCAAATGGTGTAAGCAGGTAATCGAAGAGGCCATCAGAGAAAATGGTAAGCCAGAGATAGTCAATTCCGATCAGGGAAGCCAGTACACATCAGCCTTATGGATCAATTACCTTGAAGGGCTGGATATCAAAGTATCAATGGACGGAAAGGGAAGGGCTTTGGACAATGTATATATTGAAAGGTTCTGGAAGTCGATCAAGTATGATTACATCTATCTGAACCCAAGCGAGGACGGTTATGACCTGCTCAAAGGTGTCAAATGGTATATTGAATATTACAACCAAAAGGTTCATCATACCACTAGGGAGAAGCCTGGGGAAAGATATTATGGGCCAACCCGAAAAGCAGCATAA
- a CDS encoding N-6 DNA methylase, protein MEQTDIKNKIWSNLDRLRTDRNFSGFRDTRLLELIGATLGEEKLDNIFQEMELLSKLTNTHSITAPTYVFKFIEELIKPENKKSILDPWITISSPIFYIQADNIFGTCINQTEFETIKTLFKEKSQNIKLGDTLNELSKETLNFDLVLSFPPFGMRTQHINGEKSPFDFATTLLLKCGEHLAQDGKLIFLVSNSFLMDDKGKEALNKKGLFVEAVFSVPSGAFAPMTNIPSNLILISKQSKEKTFVAEISQDDTTNKTILQNFKNHKEAKAIQLGCFVDFMEFKSLNSLVSEKEMQELVKRIGYPPILLTDISKSINALKGDNSDEVEHLANSIYLPKVGNSPVVASLSELKIKPKNYYQIQLDETKANAIYVANYFNTPVGKKLRESLEVGAVIPQISKSQLSRCVFFLPDLSTQAELIEVDSKIQQFSLRLDELKRNLWKQPKSYKSISKELKTINQEEKLENWIDKLPFPISSILWRYYATKDNSKKIEHLFHFFEAFSEFLSMLMLSALVQDKEFYKAESHKWIDKDEKFQNWYLRATFGNWNVLTSRLSKAIREYLSDNDKKEYCKSLFGNPTEAFLSMITSKGIVNVLIEVANLRNKWKGHGGITSEEENNQRVLTLEQQLNEFRKHIADAFEDTRMLSPTTSSFEDGIFTFNAKELIGARTPFNEVTIKSLIPLDRKKLYLCNSEQTKPLELLPFIKFVEASDAIYFYTSIESKDVRWVSYHFDKEAELKQPADNELFKAFDFLKP, encoded by the coding sequence ATGGAACAAACGGACATAAAAAATAAAATTTGGAGTAACCTTGACCGACTTCGGACAGACCGAAATTTTTCAGGGTTTCGTGACACCAGATTGTTAGAACTTATCGGAGCAACTTTGGGAGAAGAAAAACTTGACAATATTTTTCAGGAAATGGAATTGCTTTCCAAACTCACAAACACTCATTCTATTACTGCACCGACTTATGTTTTCAAGTTCATTGAAGAACTAATAAAGCCCGAAAACAAAAAATCAATTCTTGACCCTTGGATTACAATATCCTCTCCTATCTTTTATATTCAAGCTGACAACATTTTTGGGACTTGTATTAACCAAACAGAATTTGAAACCATTAAGACCTTATTCAAAGAAAAAAGTCAAAATATAAAACTTGGTGACACATTAAATGAACTATCGAAAGAAACTCTAAACTTTGATTTAGTTCTTTCCTTTCCTCCTTTTGGAATGCGAACGCAACACATAAACGGAGAGAAAAGCCCTTTTGACTTCGCAACAACTCTACTTTTAAAATGTGGTGAACACCTTGCCCAAGATGGAAAATTGATATTCCTTGTTTCTAACTCATTTTTAATGGACGACAAAGGAAAAGAAGCATTGAACAAGAAAGGTCTTTTTGTTGAAGCTGTTTTTTCTGTTCCTTCAGGTGCTTTTGCACCTATGACAAATATTCCGTCAAACCTTATTCTTATTTCTAAACAGAGTAAAGAAAAAACATTTGTTGCTGAAATTTCACAGGATGATACAACGAATAAAACAATACTCCAAAACTTTAAAAATCATAAAGAAGCAAAAGCCATTCAACTTGGTTGTTTTGTAGATTTTATGGAGTTCAAGTCCTTGAACTCACTTGTATCTGAAAAAGAAATGCAAGAACTAGTTAAGAGAATTGGCTACCCGCCAATTCTCTTAACTGACATTTCTAAATCTATAAATGCACTCAAAGGCGACAATTCTGATGAAGTCGAGCATTTAGCTAATTCTATTTATTTGCCCAAAGTCGGAAACAGTCCAGTTGTTGCAAGTTTATCAGAACTGAAAATCAAGCCAAAAAATTATTACCAAATCCAACTTGACGAGACAAAAGCCAATGCGATTTATGTGGCAAATTATTTTAATACGCCAGTTGGTAAAAAACTAAGAGAGAGTTTAGAAGTTGGTGCAGTAATTCCTCAAATTTCAAAATCTCAACTTTCAAGGTGTGTTTTCTTCTTACCTGACTTATCCACCCAAGCAGAGTTAATCGAAGTTGACAGTAAAATTCAACAATTCTCTTTGAGACTTGATGAACTCAAGAGGAACTTATGGAAACAGCCGAAAAGCTATAAATCAATCTCCAAGGAATTAAAAACCATAAATCAAGAAGAAAAATTGGAAAATTGGATAGACAAACTTCCGTTTCCTATTTCTTCAATTCTTTGGCGGTATTATGCGACCAAAGACAATAGCAAGAAAATTGAACACTTGTTTCACTTCTTTGAAGCATTCTCGGAATTTCTATCAATGCTAATGCTAAGTGCTTTGGTTCAAGACAAAGAATTTTACAAAGCAGAAAGTCATAAATGGATTGACAAGGATGAAAAATTTCAAAATTGGTATTTAAGAGCAACGTTTGGAAATTGGAACGTCCTTACTTCGAGACTTTCAAAAGCAATTAGAGAATACCTATCAGACAACGATAAGAAAGAATATTGCAAAAGTCTGTTTGGTAATCCTACCGAAGCCTTTTTATCAATGATTACAAGCAAGGGAATTGTCAATGTTTTAATTGAAGTTGCCAATCTTAGAAACAAATGGAAAGGACACGGTGGAATAACAAGCGAAGAAGAAAACAATCAAAGGGTTCTAACACTTGAACAGCAACTAAACGAATTTAGAAAACACATTGCTGATGCTTTTGAAGATACTCGAATGCTTTCTCCGACAACAAGCAGTTTTGAAGATGGTATTTTTACTTTTAACGCAAAAGAACTTATCGGAGCAAGAACTCCATTCAATGAAGTAACAATAAAAAGCCTAATTCCACTCGACAGAAAAAAGCTATATCTGTGCAATTCGGAGCAGACAAAACCATTAGAATTATTACCATTCATTAAATTCGTTGAAGCGTCTGACGCAATTTACTTTTATACAAGCATTGAAAGTAAAGACGTTCGTTGGGTTTCATACCATTTTGATAAAGAAGCAGAACTAAAACAACCAGCCGACAATGAACTATTTAAAGCATTTGACTTCCTTAAACCATAA
- a CDS encoding MBL fold metallo-hydrolase, which produces MDHSIDMLSLGNADCIIVWTKAEGSDFVTFIDGGNSSDSKKIIKHYEDYIKPNIPSNTPILIINTHPHSDHIGGLIDLVHYFKNQIARFYYNDPTDYIEEAKRQQIRQLNESFFYSTKRVQKLFSSLKEADNLSEVLNQYGINKLPAFSDSHLDHNLFEIVGPSKSFYLEQLAYFTNIDNLKTVGSNIQPESEINELEEGLKPCDIVDEKNDASAENLTSVLTKFIDSSGRKYLFTSDAGVDSFASSEDNGFDIRNIHICQLPHHGSRRNISANWISNFNPNQFWVSAVGNKKHPRKAVISCIKKNLPHCNTYSTHKGGTKHINTKSNLFPNRGWGTAEPI; this is translated from the coding sequence ATGGATCATAGCATAGATATGTTATCATTGGGTAACGCAGATTGTATAATTGTGTGGACAAAAGCAGAGGGTTCTGATTTTGTAACATTTATTGATGGTGGTAACTCTAGTGATTCAAAAAAAATCATTAAACATTACGAGGACTATATTAAGCCAAACATTCCTTCAAATACTCCAATATTAATAATCAATACGCATCCACATTCTGACCATATTGGAGGATTAATTGACTTAGTTCATTATTTTAAAAATCAAATTGCTAGGTTCTATTATAATGACCCGACAGACTACATTGAAGAGGCGAAGCGTCAACAAATTAGACAACTTAATGAATCTTTTTTTTACTCTACCAAAAGAGTACAAAAGCTATTTTCTTCATTAAAAGAAGCGGATAATTTAAGCGAAGTTTTGAACCAATATGGCATAAATAAATTGCCAGCATTTTCCGACAGTCATTTAGACCACAATCTTTTTGAAATTGTGGGGCCTTCTAAATCATTTTACTTGGAACAATTAGCTTATTTTACAAATATTGATAATTTAAAGACCGTAGGTTCAAATATACAACCTGAAAGTGAAATTAATGAATTAGAAGAAGGTCTAAAACCTTGCGATATTGTTGATGAAAAAAATGACGCATCAGCAGAAAATTTGACCTCGGTATTGACAAAATTTATTGACTCAAGTGGAAGGAAGTACTTATTCACATCAGATGCAGGGGTAGACTCATTTGCATCCTCTGAGGATAACGGTTTTGACATTAGAAATATTCACATTTGTCAGCTACCCCACCACGGTAGTAGAAGGAATATTAGTGCAAATTGGATTTCTAATTTTAATCCTAACCAATTTTGGGTTTCAGCTGTAGGTAACAAAAAACACCCACGAAAAGCAGTTATCAGTTGTATTAAAAAAAACTTACCACATTGCAATACTTACAGTACACATAAAGGAGGAACAAAGCACATTAATACAAAATCTAACTTATTTCCAAATCGAGGATGGGGAACTGCCGAACCAATATAG
- a CDS encoding IS3 family transposase — MAQLCGLFGKSRQGYYKGINNVCKEAFEEDLVLSFVLKIRKKAKTSRWGLRKMYSLIKKDLTLHKIKIGRDKLFDLLRMNGLLVTKRKRRFFTTQSHHWLRKYHNLVENMVVSRPNQLWVSDITYVELNREVMYLYLITDAYSQKIVGWNLSFDLKAESALDALKMAFQSQKYIEPYSLIHHSDRGVQYCSYDYTDLLKKKKVWISMTKPASPHENAIAERVNGILKEEWLDDIAREQGVNAQKYISQIIKIYNDMRPHEGLGSNLTPNQVHDEGFLRHDTERVIGNKYSWKKKTEPVKIRSENSNTIGPNDYSLASCSSAELASASSWYCKLSQTS, encoded by the coding sequence TTGGCTCAACTTTGTGGATTGTTTGGCAAGAGCAGACAAGGTTACTATAAAGGTATCAATAATGTTTGTAAAGAGGCATTTGAGGAAGATTTGGTGCTAAGTTTTGTTCTCAAGATCAGGAAGAAGGCTAAAACATCCAGGTGGGGGTTGAGAAAAATGTATTCTTTGATAAAGAAAGATTTAACCCTACATAAAATCAAGATAGGCAGAGATAAACTGTTTGATCTGCTTCGTATGAACGGATTATTAGTTACTAAGAGAAAAAGGAGGTTTTTCACTACCCAGAGCCATCATTGGCTAAGGAAGTACCATAATCTTGTTGAAAATATGGTTGTCTCAAGACCCAACCAGTTATGGGTCTCCGATATTACCTATGTCGAGCTTAACAGGGAAGTCATGTATCTGTATCTTATTACAGATGCTTATTCCCAGAAAATAGTGGGCTGGAATCTTTCTTTTGACCTGAAGGCTGAATCGGCGCTTGATGCCCTAAAAATGGCTTTTCAATCTCAGAAATACATTGAACCATACTCCCTGATTCATCACTCAGACCGTGGGGTACAGTACTGCAGTTATGATTACACGGACCTTTTAAAAAAGAAAAAAGTCTGGATCAGTATGACGAAGCCTGCCTCCCCACATGAAAATGCCATAGCAGAAAGAGTAAACGGTATTCTTAAAGAAGAGTGGTTGGATGATATTGCTAGAGAACAAGGTGTCAATGCACAAAAATATATAAGTCAGATCATCAAAATCTATAATGATATGAGACCGCACGAAGGACTGGGGAGTAATCTTACGCCAAACCAAGTACATGACGAAGGTTTTCTAAGGCATGATACCGAACGCGTTATTGGGAATAAGTACAGCTGGAAAAAGAAGACCGAACCTGTTAAGATCCGGTCTGAAAATAGCAACACTATCGGACCAAACGACTATTCCTTGGCAAGTTGCTCCTCAGCAGAGCTTGCCTCCGCTTCATCGTGGTATTGTAAGTTATCCCAAACTTCTTAG
- a CDS encoding reverse transcriptase domain-containing protein, with translation MDIDLKGFFDEVDHSVLLQLIYQRVKCPTTLRLIRKWLRAPIQINGKLHRRRKGVPQGSPLSPLLSNILLDLLDKELERRNLKYVRYADDFSIYTKSKKEARKVGNEIYLFLKEKLRLPINREKSGIRRPSNFEMLGHAFVPTYQKGVKGKYQLVVKKNSWDSLKRKLKQITKKTKPYSFEERLKKMAEVWRGWVNNYRLASISAKLKSLDEWLRNRLRYCIWSR, from the coding sequence GTGGACATCGACCTTAAGGGATTCTTTGACGAGGTTGACCACTCGGTTCTACTTCAATTGATCTACCAACGGGTAAAATGTCCGACTACCCTAAGGCTTATCAGAAAGTGGCTGCGTGCACCAATCCAGATCAACGGAAAACTGCACAGGCGTAGAAAAGGCGTTCCGCAAGGATCGCCACTCAGCCCACTACTGTCCAACATCCTTCTGGACTTATTGGACAAGGAACTGGAACGGAGAAACCTGAAATACGTCCGATATGCAGATGATTTCAGCATTTACACCAAGTCAAAGAAGGAAGCCAGAAAAGTGGGTAACGAGATCTACCTTTTTCTAAAGGAAAAACTCAGACTTCCCATAAACAGGGAGAAAAGCGGCATCCGAAGACCGTCCAATTTTGAAATGTTGGGTCATGCATTTGTTCCAACCTACCAAAAAGGAGTCAAAGGAAAATATCAGTTGGTGGTGAAGAAAAACAGCTGGGACTCACTGAAACGTAAGCTCAAGCAGATCACCAAGAAAACCAAACCCTACAGTTTTGAGGAAAGACTCAAAAAGATGGCAGAGGTATGGCGGGGATGGGTAAACAATTACCGTCTTGCCAGTATCTCCGCAAAGCTGAAATCACTCGACGAGTGGCTGAGAAACCGACTTCGATACTGTATTTGGTCCCGATAG
- a CDS encoding reverse transcriptase domain-containing protein, translated as MIEKVLNRKNLYKAYRQVVRNKGSAGVDGMKVTELLSFLESNRDRIATSILNHSYVPKPIKGVEIPKSNGKTRLLGVPTVVDRWLQQALSQVLMTKYELTFEEHSYGFRPEKNIHKAVTQALKNINDGPDSYREILWTSTLRDSLTRLTTRFYFN; from the coding sequence ATGATAGAAAAAGTACTCAACCGTAAGAACCTTTACAAAGCATACCGACAGGTGGTGCGGAACAAGGGTTCGGCAGGGGTGGACGGCATGAAGGTCACCGAACTGCTTTCCTTTCTGGAAAGCAACAGGGATAGGATTGCCACATCCATCCTCAACCACAGTTATGTACCCAAACCTATCAAAGGGGTCGAGATACCCAAGAGTAACGGAAAGACAAGATTGCTCGGAGTTCCCACAGTAGTGGACAGATGGCTCCAACAGGCGTTAAGCCAAGTGCTGATGACTAAATACGAACTTACGTTCGAGGAACACAGCTACGGCTTCCGTCCCGAAAAGAACATCCATAAGGCGGTAACACAAGCCCTGAAAAACATCAATGATGGTCCCGATAGCTATCGGGAGATATTGTGGACATCGACCTTAAGGGATTCTTTGACGAGGTTGACCACTCGGTTCTACTTCAATTGA